The Juglans regia cultivar Chandler chromosome 2, Walnut 2.0, whole genome shotgun sequence genome includes a window with the following:
- the LOC109014328 gene encoding 50S ribosomal protein L24, chloroplastic gives MATMAALQSSMTSLSLSSNSFLGQRLSPPTLYAVPAKPSEKPCLIVAKLKRWERKECKPNSLPVLHKMHVKLGDTVKVISGRDKGKIGEITKVFRHNSSVVVKDINLKTKHVKSRGEDEPGKILKIEAPVHSSNVMLYSKEQNVASRVGHKILEDGKRVRYLIKTGEIIDTAENWKRLKEDKKNTEVVAAS, from the exons ATGGCAACCATGGCTGCACTTCAGAGCTCCATGACGTCTCTTTCCCTCTCCTCCAACTCCTTCTTGGGCCAGCGCCTCTCACCGCCTACTCTCTACGCTGTGCCG GCCAAGCCATCAGAGAAGCCATGTCTCATTGTAGCGAAG CTTAAGCGATGGGAGCGGAAGGAATGTAAGCCAAACAGCCTTCCAGTCCTACACAAAATGCATGTTAAGTTGGGAGATACAGTGAAAGTAATATCTGGACGTGATAAGGGCAAAATTGGAGAGATTACTAAGGTCTTCAGGCATAACAGCTCTGTAGTAGTAAAAGATATAAACTTGAAGACAAAGCATGTGAAGAGCAGAGGAGAGGATGAACCGGGCAAGATTCTCAAG atcgAAGCACCTGTCCACAGCTCGAATGTGATGCTCTACTCAAAAGAACAGAATGTAGCAAGCCGGGTGGGTCACAAAATCCTTGAAGATGGTAAACGAGTCCGTTATCTGATAAAAACTGGGGAAATAATTGATACTGCAGAGAACTGGAAGAGACTGAAGGAAGACAAAAAGAACACTGAAGTAGTTGCTGCTTCTTag
- the LOC109014317 gene encoding calcium/calmodulin-regulated receptor-like kinase 1, translated as MKGESSDLIIGISIGVVIGVLLAILALFCIRYHRKRSQIGNSSSRRAATIPIRTNGADACTILSDSTVGPDSPVKSARNGMSLWFDGFRRSNVVSASGILEYSYKDLQKATYNFTTLIGQGAFGPVYRAQMSTGETVAVKVLATDSKQGEKEFHTEVMLLGRLHHRNLVNLIGYCAEKGQHMLIYVYMSKGSLASHLYSENNEPLSWDIRVHIALDVARGLEYLHDGAVPPVIHRDIKSSNILLDQAMRARVADFGLSREEMVDRQAVNIRGTYGYLDPEYISTKAFTKKSDVYSFGVLLFELIAGRNPQQGLMEYVELAAMNTEGKVGWEEIVDSRLEGIYDVQELNEVAALAYKCINRIPRKRPSMRDIVQVLSRILKLRYNRNHHKKSLSATAEEVTIDVDQSETKTQVPEHRRDESMDSSTADTYET; from the exons ATGAAAGGGGAGTCATCTGATTTGATCATTGGGATTTCCATAGGGGTGGTGATTGGAGTGCTCTTGGCTATTTTAGCACTGTTTTGTATTAGATACCACAGGAAGCGCTCCCAAATAGGGAATAGCAGTTCTCGTAGGGCAGCGACCATCCCTATCCGTACAAATGGTGCCGATGCTTGTACCATATTATCTGACTCAACTGTTGGTCCGGACTCACCTGTAAAGTCTGCACGTAATGGCATGTCCCTTTGGTTTGACGGATTTAGGAGGAGTAATGTGGTCTCCGCATCTGGAATACTCGAGTATTCGTACAA GGATCTGCAGAAAGCAACCTATAATTTTACAACTTTGATAGGACAAGGTGCATTTGGTCCTGTTTACAGGGCTCAGATGTCCACTGGCGAGACCGTTGCCGTTAAGGTTCTTGCAACTGATTCTAAGCAAGGGGAGAAAGAGTTCCATACAGAG GTAATGTTATTGGGAAGGTTACATCACAGAAACCTTGTGAATTTGATTGGATATTGTGCAGAAAAAGGCCAGCATATGCTCATATATGTCTATATGAGCAAGGGCAGCTTGGCTTCTCATCTATACA GTGAAAATAATGAGCCATTGAGCTGGGATATAAGGGTTCATATAGCTTTAGATGTTGCAAGGGGCTTGGAGTATCTTCATGATGGG GCAGTTCCTCCCGTAATACATCGCGATATTAAATCTTCCAATATTCTGTTGGACCAGGCCATGAGAGCCAGG GTTGCTGATTTTGGGCTTTCAAGAGAAGAGATGGTGGACAGACAGGCAGTTAATATACGGGGTACTTATGGGTATCTAGATCCTGAGTATATATCTACGAAGGCTTTCACCAAGAAAAGTGATGTTTACAGCTTTGGAGTCTTGCTCTTTGAACTTATAGCCGGCAGAAATCCTCAACAGGGTCTCATGGAATATGTTGAGCTT GCAGCCATGAATACTGAAGGAAAAGTTGGGTGGGAGGAAATTGTGGATTCTCGTCTTGAAGGGATATATGATGTGCAAGAGCTCAACGAAGTAGCTGCTCTTGCATACAAATGCATCAACCGTATCCCAAGAAAGCGGCCTTCCATGAGGGACATCGTGCAAGTGTTGTCACGGATCCTTAAGTTGAGATACAACAGAAACCATCACAAAAAGTCGTTATCTGCCACAGCAGAGGAAGTTACTATCGATGTCGACCAATCAGAAACCAAGACTCAAGTCCCTGAACACAGAAGGGATGAATCAATGGATAGCAGCACGGCTGACACCTATGAAACATAG